In Halobacillus amylolyticus, the following proteins share a genomic window:
- a CDS encoding sigma-70 family RNA polymerase sigma factor, protein MMKKPLELFLQNENHYEAVVIATKKPTLKNRSYVNQLFYHYQIEARFVTYINTVLWRYAKDYQKKRKHWCDWHVFKLDQSVGEDLTVLDVLADERVDLDHWTVGRDPLESVTNRHLHREIGRLTSRQRQILDDHIAEQMSFSEIANKLGISQQSVSKSFHTMMRKLLIAYQKGE, encoded by the coding sequence ATGATGAAAAAACCGCTCGAGTTATTTTTGCAGAACGAGAACCATTACGAGGCCGTTGTGATCGCAACAAAGAAACCAACACTTAAAAATCGCAGCTATGTGAATCAGTTGTTCTATCATTATCAAATTGAGGCGCGCTTTGTGACCTATATCAATACGGTGTTATGGCGTTACGCCAAAGATTATCAGAAAAAGCGAAAGCATTGGTGTGATTGGCATGTGTTCAAGCTTGACCAGTCCGTTGGTGAGGACTTGACTGTGTTAGATGTGCTGGCAGATGAGCGTGTGGATTTAGACCATTGGACTGTGGGGCGGGATCCGCTTGAATCAGTAACCAATCGTCATTTACACAGAGAAATTGGCAGGCTGACTAGTCGCCAGCGGCAGATTTTAGATGATCATATAGCTGAGCAAATGTCATTCAGTGAGATTGCAAACAAACTCGGAATCTCGCAGCAATCCGTGTCCAAGTCGTTTCACACGATGATGAGAAAACTTCTTATTGCCTATCAGAAAGGAGAATAA
- a CDS encoding YvrJ family protein has product MMTIESWITLAGNVGFPVVVSFFLLFRLDQCLQNLDKSIDQLTEEVRKKHE; this is encoded by the coding sequence ATGATGACAATCGAATCCTGGATCACACTTGCTGGAAATGTCGGCTTCCCTGTTGTTGTAAGCTTCTTTCTTTTATTCCGATTGGATCAGTGTCTGCAAAACCTGGACAAGTCGATTGACCAATTAACGGAGGAGGTGAGAAAGAAGCATGAGTGA
- a CDS encoding helix-turn-helix domain-containing protein translates to MSELYTLLLRAKQEDEEALSELIEKFDPKMKKLSASLPSSEREDLEQELRIQMIRSIRKFDIEALVPFWSCYKEEK, encoded by the coding sequence ATGAGTGAGTTGTATACACTGTTGTTGCGAGCTAAACAGGAAGATGAAGAGGCCCTCTCCGAACTAATTGAGAAGTTTGATCCAAAGATGAAGAAGTTGAGTGCATCGCTCCCTTCGTCTGAGCGGGAGGATTTGGAGCAGGAGCTAAGGATTCAGATGATCAGGTCTATTCGAAAATTTGATATTGAGGCGCTGGTGCCATTTTGGAGTTGCTATAAGGAAGAAAAGTAG
- a CDS encoding carbon starvation CstA family protein, translated as MVTFISSIILLLLGYFFYSKVVERIFGINDQNQTPAYTENDGFDYTPMSWWRASLIQLLNIAGLGPIFGAILGALYGPIAFIWIVIGSIFAGAVHDYFSGMLSLRHNGAQFPTIVGKYLGKPAQSMINLLSIGLMTLVAAAFTAGPAQLMAEITPLSFMASILIIFTYFLAATLLPINKIIGRVYPIFGGILIFMALSIGVGLFFFDNPVPNLTLSNLHPEELPVWPLLMVTVSCGAISGFHSTQSPILSRTLKKESEGRKVFYGAMIAEGIIALIWAAAGMAFFGGTGGLQEALAAGGPAGVVNEISITTLGTLGGILAVLGVIILPVTTGDTALRSSRMMLGDLLKPLINKDGKWTKGLLVIPVVVPTFLLTQMDYSFLWRYVGWSNQVVATVMLWTGAMYLLQHQKFHWICSVPALFMTAVVSSYIFYAPEGFNLSYTTSMVIGGIIWIVVFAWFITKLIKSRAFHQRQVVADKAS; from the coding sequence ATGGTTACTTTTATTTCATCCATCATTCTATTACTGCTAGGATACTTTTTCTATTCAAAGGTGGTTGAGCGAATTTTCGGCATCAACGACCAGAACCAAACACCGGCCTACACAGAAAACGACGGCTTTGACTATACACCGATGAGCTGGTGGAGAGCGAGCCTCATCCAACTGCTTAACATCGCAGGCCTCGGCCCAATATTTGGCGCAATCCTTGGCGCACTCTATGGGCCTATTGCCTTCATCTGGATCGTCATCGGCAGCATCTTTGCAGGGGCCGTCCACGATTATTTCTCAGGGATGTTATCACTTAGGCACAATGGGGCCCAATTCCCGACCATTGTTGGAAAATACTTGGGGAAACCTGCACAATCCATGATTAATCTGCTTTCCATTGGACTAATGACTCTTGTTGCAGCAGCTTTTACCGCAGGCCCTGCCCAGTTGATGGCCGAAATCACGCCACTCAGCTTCATGGCATCAATACTGATCATCTTCACCTATTTTTTAGCAGCTACTTTACTGCCTATTAATAAAATTATCGGGCGAGTTTATCCGATCTTTGGGGGTATCCTCATTTTTATGGCGCTTTCTATCGGGGTGGGGTTGTTCTTTTTTGATAATCCAGTACCGAACCTAACACTGAGCAATCTTCACCCAGAGGAGCTGCCAGTGTGGCCGCTGCTAATGGTGACAGTCTCTTGTGGCGCTATTTCAGGTTTTCATAGTACACAAAGTCCAATCCTTTCACGGACACTTAAGAAAGAAAGCGAAGGACGTAAAGTCTTTTACGGAGCGATGATCGCTGAGGGCATCATCGCCCTCATCTGGGCCGCAGCCGGAATGGCCTTCTTTGGAGGTACGGGTGGTCTGCAAGAAGCTCTTGCAGCCGGAGGACCTGCTGGAGTCGTCAATGAAATTAGTATAACAACACTTGGAACACTAGGCGGCATCCTTGCCGTGCTTGGCGTTATCATCCTGCCGGTCACAACAGGTGATACGGCACTGAGATCCTCCCGAATGATGCTAGGAGATCTTCTCAAGCCGCTTATAAATAAAGATGGAAAGTGGACTAAAGGATTGTTAGTCATACCTGTTGTCGTACCAACATTTTTACTAACACAAATGGATTACAGCTTTCTTTGGCGTTATGTAGGCTGGTCGAATCAGGTCGTTGCTACTGTTATGCTATGGACAGGTGCCATGTATCTGTTGCAACATCAAAAGTTCCACTGGATTTGCAGTGTCCCCGCTTTATTCATGACAGCTGTGGTAAGTTCTTATATTTTCTATGCACCTGAAGGGTTTAATCTATCCTACACCACATCCATGGTGATCGGAGGCATTATTTGGATCGTTGTTTTTGCATGGTTTATCACCAAACTAATAAAATCTAGAGCTTTCCATCAGCGGCAAGTCGTCGCTGACAAAGCCAGCTAA
- a CDS encoding nuclease-related domain-containing protein — MIRKNYSIPIYLEQLETLSSRLNHNHTKWPEIEEWPFRQSAGFAGEKALEYALLILNFQTSPHLLQHTTSPSYHSFFQIDVLLVTSSYDLILDVKNISGASYFDGVHTQLIRQK, encoded by the coding sequence TTGATTCGTAAAAATTATTCAATCCCCATCTACCTTGAACAGCTTGAAACCTTATCAAGCCGGCTGAATCATAACCATACGAAATGGCCAGAAATAGAGGAGTGGCCTTTTCGCCAGTCCGCTGGTTTTGCCGGCGAAAAGGCTCTTGAGTACGCGCTCCTGATACTTAATTTCCAAACATCCCCACATCTTCTACAGCATACGACTTCCCCTTCATACCATTCCTTTTTCCAAATCGATGTGCTGCTTGTCACCAGTAGCTACGACCTCATTTTGGATGTGAAAAACATTTCAGGGGCAAGCTACTTTGACGGTGTCCATACGCAATTAATTCGACAAAAATAA
- a CDS encoding metallophosphoesterase, whose product MKKVVRAMLIAFLSVLIVIIVYNIWDNQRVIVVKQEIEIENLPSELVGLSILQVTDLHEKVFGSNQKKLIEAVNSETYDVIVFTGDMLSSPTSVNYQPFYSLIEAIKNKDHALYVKGNADPENYFIDSRGNYVKDEFIEGMEQRGVKLLESAYTLNIGEAKLRFVDFELSIQDPEKEPVVAEGRVKPKYAFTEQYKAHQRGLMEETASLEKLADEDVLIALNHYPVVDKRMNELLSNSYFNFRDYDLIMAGHYHGGQIRLPMIGALFVPEPWYENGGFFPPQDRVKGLWEYKNVKQYVSAGLGYSNVNFRLFNTPEINLLTLKEK is encoded by the coding sequence ATGAAGAAGGTTGTGCGAGCCATGCTTATTGCATTTTTAAGCGTATTGATTGTAATCATAGTTTATAACATTTGGGATAATCAAAGAGTTATCGTTGTCAAACAAGAGATTGAAATTGAAAATTTGCCAAGTGAGCTTGTGGGGTTATCTATACTTCAAGTAACTGATTTACATGAAAAAGTATTTGGCAGTAATCAAAAGAAGCTTATTGAAGCAGTAAACTCTGAGACTTATGATGTGATCGTTTTTACGGGGGATATGCTTAGCAGTCCCACGAGTGTGAACTATCAGCCTTTCTATTCATTAATTGAAGCAATTAAGAATAAAGATCATGCACTATATGTCAAAGGTAACGCAGATCCAGAAAATTACTTTATAGACTCACGTGGGAACTACGTTAAAGATGAATTCATTGAAGGAATGGAGCAACGCGGTGTGAAGCTGCTCGAATCAGCTTATACCCTAAATATAGGAGAAGCGAAGCTCAGGTTTGTTGATTTTGAATTATCGATACAGGACCCAGAAAAAGAACCAGTTGTTGCAGAGGGAAGAGTTAAGCCAAAGTATGCTTTTACTGAACAATATAAGGCACATCAACGAGGATTAATGGAAGAAACAGCAAGCCTTGAGAAGCTTGCTGATGAGGATGTGCTAATCGCGCTCAATCATTACCCGGTAGTGGATAAGCGAATGAACGAACTTTTGAGTAACTCATACTTTAATTTTCGCGACTACGACTTGATTATGGCTGGTCATTATCATGGTGGCCAAATTCGTTTGCCCATGATAGGGGCATTATTTGTCCCGGAGCCTTGGTACGAAAATGGAGGCTTTTTTCCGCCACAGGATCGGGTGAAGGGTCTTTGGGAATATAAGAATGTGAAGCAGTATGTTAGTGCAGGACTGGGGTATAGTAACGTGAATTTTCGTTTATTTAATACTCCGGAAATTAACTTATTAACTTTAAAGGAAAAGTAA